A region of the Curvibacter sp. AEP1-3 genome:
GATCGATTACCGTCGATATCGGCCCGGTAACTGACTTGGTCACCCACAGGGTGGCAAAAACCGCAGCAATTGCGCCAAGCAACAGTGCCGTGAGCATGGAGGCACGCGCAGTATTGAAGCTATTTTCCGTTTTGCTACTGGCGAACGTGGCACCGGATTGGTTGTACTCAGAGATCTTTTTGGTAGTGACAATGATTTTGTCAAACAAGACCTTTGCATCGCCTTCCAACAGCTTGCGGGCAGGAAACTTTTCACGTTTGGTCGACATGTCGATCAGTTGCACGTGCAATGCCTGATACGCTTTCCAGTCGGTTTCCAGCGCATCAAACAAGGTTTTCTCGTCGGGCTCGTTAACCAATTTGCCGTATTCCTGCCGTGTGGCCTCAACGGTGGCCACCGCTTGCGAAGCCAGTTTTTCTATGCGCTCCATGGCGCCTTCGTCGGTGTTGAGTACATGCTGACTTTCCCATGCCCGCAAATCTGCCAGGCCCGCTTTCAGGTCGCCTACGAGGCCCACACTCGGCAACCAATTGGTGGTGATAGCGGTGGTGTCATTGCGCATGGCTTGCATCTGCGAGATTGCAAGCACCACAACGGCGACCAGCAATGCGGTCAGTCCGCCCATCACCGCCATCAGACGCGTGGAAATCTTCATGTCTTTGATATTCATGGCCTGTCTCCTTATGGTTGTATCGGGGCCAAATCCAGCTGCTACCTACGCTTATGGGGTGAAAAATAGCATGCTTCGCAACGACGAAAAAGGCCCATAACAACGGTATTTCCGTCGCTATGGGCCTTAAAGGCTTCAAACAGTACGCAATTTAGTGGGAGTCGCGTGGAACGGCTGCGCCGCTTCCACCCACCAAAAAGTCGAGATCGGCACCCAAGTGCGCTTGTTGAACTGTCTCGACGTATAGCTTGTACCAACCGCGTTTTGGTTTCTCAGGCGCTTGCCATGCAGCAAGACGACGAGCCAACTCTTCGTCAGAAATCTCCAAGTGCAACTTGCGTTCCGGCACGTTCAATTCAATGATGTCCCCGTTTTGTACGACCGCCAAAGGGCCTCCCGCCGCCGCTTCAGGAGAGGTATGCAGTACTGTGGTGCCGTAGGCAGTTCCGCTCATACGCGCATCCGAGATGCGGACCATGTCGGTAATGCCTTTTTTGAGCACCTTGGGGGGCAGCGGCATATTGCCCACTTCCGCCATGCCGGGGTAGCCGCGGGGACCACAGTTCTTGAGCACCATGACGCTGTTCTCGTCGATGTCCAGATCCGGATCGTCAATGCGGGCGTGGAAATCCTCAATGGATTCGAACACCACTGCCGGGCCGCGGTGTTGCAGCAAATGCTTGGAAGCGGCAGAAGGCTTGATCACAGCGCCATTGGGAGCCAGATTGCCACGCACAACGGCAATGCCTGCGGCTGGCATGAACGGCTCTTCCACGGTCTTGATGACTTCGCGGTTGTAGCAAGGCGCGTTCTCGACGTTCTGGCGGATGGTTTTGCCGTTCACGGTCAGGGCGTCGCCATGCAGCATCGGCAGGATTTCACGCATGACGGCAGGCAAGCCACCGGCGTAGCAGAAGTCCTCCATCAGGTATTTGCCGGAAGGCTGCAGGTTCAGGATGTTGTTCACCTCTGAGCCGAGCTTGTCGAAATCTTCCAGTTTCAATTCCACACCGATTCGGCCGGCTATCGCCAGCAGGTGGATCACGGCGTTGGTGGATCCACCGATCGCCGCATTGGTACGGATCGCATTTTCAAACGCCTGGCGGGTAAGGATCTGGGACATCTTGATGTCCTGCTTCACCATTTCGACAATACGGCGGCCGGTGAGCTGGGCCAAACGCTTGCGGCGCGTGTCGGCTGCCGGAATGGCGGCGTTTTCGGGTAGTGCCATACCCAAGGCTTCGACCATGCTGGCCATGGTGGAGGCGGTGCCCATCGTCATACAGGTACCGCTGGAGCGGTGCATATCGCTCTCGCAGGAAGAAAACTCTTCCATGGTCATTTCGCCGGCACGCACCATTTCTGACATTTGCCACACGCCGGTGCCTGAGCCCACATCCTTGCCACGGAACTTGCCGTTCAACATCGGGCCACCGGACAAGCCGATGGTGGGCAGATCGCAACTCGCAGCGCCCATCATCAGAGACGGGGTGGTCTTGTCGCAGCCCATTAACAGCACAACGCCGTCGATGGGGTTGCCACGGATGCTTTCTTCGACATCCATCGATGCCAGGTTGCGAAACAGCATGGCGGTGGGACGCAGTTGGGTCTCACCGAGCGACATGACGGGAAATTCCAGCGGGAATCCGCCAGCCTCGTACACACCACGCTTTACAAACTCTGCCAATTCACGGAAGTGGCCGTTGCAAGGTGTCAGCTCACTCCAGGTGTTGCAAATGCCGATGATGGGACGACCATCCAACAGGTCGTGGGGATAGCCCTGATTTTTGAGCCAACTGCGATGCACAAAACCATCACGGTCTTGGCGGCCGAACCAGGCGTGGCTACGGCGGAATGGGGGCTTTTCGGAATCCATGGGTTTGCCTCTTTATTCGTGGAGGCAGATGCCTCCGGTTCTTGACAGCAGGCATGGTACCAATGCACAGTGATAATAGAAAATGAATTTAGAGACAATTCATATATCTATATTGCAATCAAAACAGAGAAAAATACATGTCAGACAAAGCAAAACTCGCGCGCTATCCCAGCCTCGAAGGCAAAAACGTATTCATTACCGGTGGCGGAAGTGGGATTGGTGCCTCCATCGTGACGGCATTTGCTGAGCAGGGTGCTCATGTGGCCTTCGTGGATGTTGCGGAAAACGAAAGCCGCCAGTTGGCAGAAGAACTGGTGGCCACCATCGGTGCAAAGGTTTGGTGGCGCACCTGTGATGTGCGCGATATCGCTGCCCTTCAGGCCGCGACTGCGGATGCTGCGCAAGCGCTCGGCGATTTCTCTGTGCTGGTGAACAACGTCGCCCGCGATGACCGGCACACCTTGGAATCAGTCACCCCGGAGTACTGGGATGAGCGCATGGCCGTCAACCAACGCCCAGCCTTCTTCGCCATCCAGGCGCTGGTGCCCGGCATGAAACGTTTGGGCGAGGGCTCCATCGTCAATCTCGGCTCCACCGGGTGGCAAACCAAGGGCAGTGGCTACCCATGTTATGCCGTGGCGAAGTCTTCCGTGAACGGGCTCACCCGGGGCCTTGCGGACACACTGGGTGCAGACCGCATCCGCATCAATACGGTGTCGCCCGGCTGGGTGATGACAGAGCGCCAGATCAAGATGTGGCTGAACGCCGAAGGCGAGGCCGACATCCAACGCAACCAATGCCTGCCGGACAAGCTGAAGCCTTCCGACGTCGCCCGCATGGTCTTGTTCCTGGCTTCTGATGACGGAGCGATGTGTACCGCCCAGGAATTCAAGGTCGACGCGGGCTGGAACTAAGTCAACAGTCGTCGGTTTTCAGGCAGGAAGCGGATCTACGCTGAATGCCTTGCCATACACCGTCATGGCAGATGACTTCAACGCGCGCAGCACCACTTCGGCCGCTGGCGACAGCAGCCTGTCCCGGCGGGTGATGAAGCCGAATGGCTCCATTTCGCAAGGCATGGCCACGGGCAGTATCGACATCAGCCCGTGGTTGGCGTAATAGCGAGCCACGTCAACTGCCATCACACTCACCATATCGCTCTGTTGCATCATTTTGCTGATGAACAGCAGCGCACTGGTTTCCACGCTGTTGGATGGCTGCTCCAAGCCCAGCTCCTGGATCATCAAGTCAAAGCGGTGTCGCAACATGCTGCCAGCCGGCGGCACGATCCATCCGTACTTGAAAACATCTTCCAGCGTCGGCTTGATTGCGGTCAGCAGCGGGTGGCCCGGACGAGCGACCGCACAGATCGGCTCCTCAGCCACCATCTCGTAGCGCAGTGCCGCCTTGTCGTGCTCAGGCGACAAGCGACCCACCAGGATGTCCAGACTGCCGCGGTTGAGCTTCTCAATCAATACGTTGCTCGGCTCGATCTGGATGGTGATTTGGAGATTCGGGTGCGCTTGCTTCACAGCAGCCACGGTGGGTGGGAGAAGTGCCAAGCCGGGTGCAGTGATGGAGCCGAGATTCACTTGCCCGAATTGCCCGTTCTTGGCCGCTTGCAATTCTTCATGGGCCTGGTTCAAGCTTGCCAGTGCAGCGCGGGCATGCCGGATCATGGTGTCGCCGTACCAGGTGGGGCGCATACCGCGCGGCAAACGCTCGAACAAGGACACGCCCAACACGTCTTCCAGGTCCTTCAGCAGCTTGGAGGCGGCCGGTTGCGTCATGTTCAGCACCTGGGCGGCGCGGTGGATATTGCCTTCTTCAGCTAAGGCGACCAATAGCAAAAGTTGCCTGGTTTTGAGCCTTGCACGTAAGAACCAATGGGTGTAATTCGTCATTTAGGGTTAGCACCAATCTGCATTTGCATATCGAATAAGCCTCAAACTATATTGGAAATAAATCAATGTGGTAAGTAAGATTTGCCGCCTGAGCCGAAAAGGCGAGGACGTATCTGACAGAAGCAACTAAACACAGGAGACATTCCATGACAGCACGTAGAACCACCCTCAAGGTACTTGCAGCAAGCCTTGCAATGGGTCTGGCCTTCGGCACCACCGTAGCGCAAGCACAAGACAAAGGCCTGGTCGGCGTAGCCATGCCTACCAAGAGCTCTACCCGCTGGATCAGCGACGGCAACAGCATGGTTGCCGCTTTGGCAGCCAAAGGCTACAAAGCCGACCTGCAATACGCAGAAGACGACATCCCCAACCAGTTGGCCCAGATCGAAAACATGATCACCAAGGGTGCCAAGGTGCTGGTGATTGCCGCGATCGACGGTACTACCCTGACCAACGTGCTGCAAAAAGCCGCTGACAAGGGCATCAAGATCATTTCTTATGACCGCCTGATCGTCGGTTCCAAAAACGTGGACTACTACGCCACATTCGACAACTTCCAAGTTGGCGTGTTGCAAGCCCAGTCTCTGGAAAAGGCATTGGGTCTGAAAGAAGGCAAAGGCCCGTTCAACATCGAATTGTTCGGTGGCTCTGCCGATGACAACAACGCGTTCTTCTTCTATGACGGCGCCATGTCCGTGCTGGACCCGTACATCAAGTCCGGCAAGCTGGTGGTTCGCTCCAAGCAAACCGGCATGCAAAAAGTGGCAACCCTGCGTTGGGACGGCCAAGTAGCCCAAGCCCGTATGGAAAACTTGTTGAGCGCCTACTACGGCAAAGACAAGGTCCATGCCGTGTTGTCTCCGTATGACGGTCTGTCCATCGGCATCTTGTCTGCGCTCAAGGGCGTGGGCTACGGTGGCACCGGTCAACCCATGCCTTTCGTGAGCGGCCAGGATGCGGAAGTGCCTTCCGTGAAGTCCATCATCCGCAAGGAACAGTACTCCACCATCTTCAAGGACACCCGCGAACTGGCCAAGGTTACTGCCAACATGGTGGATGCAGTCATGTCCGGCAAGCAGCCTGAAATCAACGACACCAAGACCTACAACAACAAGGTCAAGGTTGTTCCTTCCTACCTGCTCAAGCCTGTGGCAGTGGACTTGTCCAACTACAAGCAAGTGTTGGTTGGCAGCGGTTACATCAAAGAAGAGCAGCTGAAGTAATCTTTAGCGGCGATAAAGAGGCCCTGTGCCCCAAAGCACAGGGCTTTTTACATTCTTCTGGTTCAAGAGAACGATCGTTGAGGCACCATGGCTGAACCCATTTTAGAAATGCGTGGAATGCGCAAGACATTCCACGGCGTGACCGCCCTAAGCAATGTGAACCTCACAGTGCAAGAAGGCCAGATCCACGCCATCGTCGGCGAGAACGGCGCCGGCAAATCCACCCTGATGAAAGTGCTGAGCGGTGTCTACCCCTACGGCGACTACGAAGGCACCATCCGCTACCAGGGTGAAGAATGCCGGTTCCGCGGCATTCACGACAGTGAAGAAAAAGGCATCATCATCATCCACCAAGAGCTGGCTCTAGTGCCGCTGCTGTCGATCACTGAGAACATTTTTCTCGGCAACGAACAGGCCAAAGGTGGCGTGATTGACTGGAATACGTCTTACGTCAAAACGCAGGCCTTGCTAAAAAAAGTCGGCTTGAAAGAATCCCCCAACACCCTGATTACCAACTTGGGTGTCGGTAAACAACAGCTGATCGAGATTGCCAAAGCGCTGTCCAAAGAGGTCAAACTTCTGATCCTGGATGAGCCTACCGCCAGTCTGAACGAGACAGACAGCGATGCCTTGTTGGAGTTGCTGCTCGAGCTCAAGCGCCAGGGCATCTCCTGCATCCTGATTTCGCACAAACTCAACGAAATATCCAAGGTGGCAGATGCCATCACAGTGCTGCGGGACGGCGCGACCGTGGCCTCACTGGATTGCCGTGCGGAACCGGTCAGTGAAGACCTGATCATCCGCCATATGGTCGGGCGTGAAATGGCGGATCGCTACCCCAAGCGCACGCCCAATGTGGGCGATACCGTGTTCGAAGTGCGGGACTGGGTGGTGCACCACGCCATTCACCCTGAGCGCAAAGTCATCAAGGGCGTCAACCTGCACGTCAAGCGTGGAGAGATTGTCGGCATTGCCGGCCTCATGGGCGCAGGACGTACCGAATTGGCCATGAGTATCTTCGGCCGTACCTATGGCCAGAACATCAGCGGCAAAGTGCTGCTCAACGGCAAAGAAGTCGATACCAGTACGGTACAAAAAGCCATCGACCAGGGTATTGCGTATGTCACCGAAGACCGCAAAGGTTACGGACTGGTACTGGATGAAACCATTGCCTGGAACACCACGCTGGCAAACCTGTCTGCTGTGTCTACCAAGACGGTGGTCGACGAAGGCAAAGAGTTCAGCGTCGCCCAGGACTTCCGCAAAAAGCTCAACATCCGCAGCCCCAATGTGTTTGCCCGCACCGTCAATTTGTCGGGTGGCAACCAGCAAAAAGTGGTGCTGAGCAAATGGCTGTTTTCCGAGCCTGAAGTGCTCATTCTGGATGAGCCCACCCGCGGCATCGACGTGGGAGCCAAGTATGAGATCTACACCATCATTGCGCAGCTCGCCGCTGAGGGGAAATGCGTGTTGATGATCTCCAGCGAGATGCCCGAGCTCTTGGGCATGTGCGACCGGATCTGTGTATTGAATGAAGGTGCTTTTGTGGCGGAATTTCCAGCCGCAGAAGCGACACAAGAAAAAATTATGCGTTCTATCGTGACGTCAGGAGTGAACTGAAATGGCAAGCACAACCCCGGAAACAAACGCCCCCGCCTCGGGTGGCGGCATGGCTTTCTTGAAAAGCAACCTGCGCGAATACGGCCTGCTGATTTCACTTGTCATCATCATGGTGTTCTTCCAGGTCAAGACAGACGGCACCCTGTTTCAGCCGCTGAACCTGACCAACCTCATCCTGCAAAACAGCTACATCATCGTGATGGCGCTGGGCATGCTGCTCGTCATCGTGGCCGGCCACATTGATCTGTCGGTAGGCTCAGTGTGCGGCTTCGTTGGCGCGGTAGCGGCGGTGCTGATGGTCAACTACAACTGGCACTATGTGCCAGCCGCCATCGTTTGCCTGATTCTGGGTGGCGTCATCGGCGCGGCCCAAGGCTATTGGGTGGCGTTCTACAAGATCCCGTCCTTTATCGTGACGCTTGCCGGCATGCTGGTCTTCAAAGGCCTGGCGCTGGCAGTGCTGGAAGGCGCATCCGTGGGCCCTTTCCCGCCCGAGTTCCAGTTGCTGAGCACCGGCTTTATCCCTGATCCGTTTGCCGGCGAAACCTTGCGGGTTGCGACTCTGGTGATCGGCTTGCTGATTGCCTTGGTAATGCTCATCACCAAAGTGCGTGGCCGAGCAGACCGCGCCGCGCATGGCATAGAGAACGAGCCTGTTCTTTTCTTCGCGATTGCCAATCTCATTTTCATCGGCATGATCGTGGCCTTCAGCTACCAGCTGGCTTCGTACAAGGGCCTGCCCAATGTGCTGGTCGTCATGTTGCTGTTGATGCTGGCTTACGACTTCGTAGCTTCCCGCACGACGATCGGCCGCCGAATTTACGCACTGGGCGGTAACGAGAAAGCCGCAAAACTGTCAGGTATCCGCACAGAGCGCCTTACCTTCTACACCTTCATCAATATGGGTGTGTTGGCTGCGCTGGCCGGTCTGATTTTCGCAGCCCGCTTGAACACAGCCACTCCCAAAGCGGGTCTGGGTTTTGAGCTGGACGTGATTGCTGCCTGCTTTATCGGTGGCGCATCCGCCTCCGGTGGTGTGGGCAAGGTGCTGGGCGCAGTCATCGGCGCTTTCATCATGGGCGTCATGAACAACGGCATGTCCATCATGGGCATCGGTATCGACTATCAGCAGGTCATCAAGGGCCTGGTCTTGTTGGCAGCCGTCTGCTTCGACGTCTACAACAAAAACAAATAAGGACTCACCATGTATTCCGCATCCAACGCCCGCTACAAGGGTGTGTTTCCTGTCGTCCCTACGACCTTCAATGACGCCGGCGAGCTGGACCTGGAAAGCCAGAAGCGCTGTGTCGACTTCATGATCGACGCCGGCTCCACCGGTCTGTGCATCCTGGCCAACTTCTCCGAGCAGTTTGTGTTGGCCGATGCTGAGCGCGAAGTGCTCACCAAAACCATCCTTGCGCATGTGAATGGCCGGGTGCCGGTCATCGTGACCACCACCCATTTCAGCACCCAGGTCACCATCGCGCGCAGCGTACAGGCCCAGCAGCTGGGTGCCTCCATGGTCATGGTCATGCCTCCGTATCACGGTGCCACTATCCGTGTACCGGAAGGCCAGATTTATGAGTACTTCGCCCGCTTGTCGGATGCAATTGATATTCCCATCATGATCCAGGACGCGCCGGTCAGCGGCACGCCTCTGTCGGTGCCTTTCTTGGCCCGCATGGCGCAGGAGATCAAGCAGGTGTCGTACTTCAAGATCGAGACAGCGGGCGCGGCGTCCAAGCTGCGCGAGCTCATCCGCGTGGGTGGAGCCGCCATTGAAGGTCCGTGGGATGGTGAAGAAGCCATCACCCTCATGCCCGATCTGGACGCAGGTGCCACCGGTGCCATGACCGGCGGTGCCTACCCCGACGGTATCCGCAAGATTGTGGATGCCTATGCTGCCGGCCGTCGTGAAGATGCGGCTGCCCACTACCAGCAGTGGCTGCCGCTCATTAACTATGAGAACCGCCAGGGCGGCATACTGACTGCCAAAGCCCTGATGAAGGAAGGTGGCGTCATCGCTTGCGAAGCCGGCCGTCACCCCTTCCCCGCCATGCATCCCGACACACGCTCCGGTTTGATCGACACGGCCAAGCGTCTGGACCCCATGGTGTTGCGCTGGGGCCGGTAAGCCCGTTCATCACCCGATAAGGATTCGCCACCATGTCAGAAAACACCGTTTTCCAACTCCTGGGTCGCCGCTTGCGACTGGCCGTGATCGGTGGTGGCCCCGGCTCCTTTATCGGCGCCATGCATCGCCAGGCCGCGCGCTTGGATGACCGGTACGAATTGGTGGCAGCAGCTCTTTCGTCCGATCCTGAACGATCCAAGTCCAGTGGACGAAGCATCGGGGTACCCGCAGATCGTTGTTACGCAGATGGCACCACGTTGATCGAAGCGGAGGCCCGTCGCGCCGATGGCGCTGAGGTCGTGGCCATCATGACGCCCAATGACAGTCACTTCCGCTTTTCCATGCAGGCGCTGGAACATGGCATGGACGTGATTTGCGACAAACCCATGACCAATACGCTGCAAGAAGCCGAGGCACTGCATGCGAAGGTGCAGAGCAGCGGTCGTGTGTTTTGCCTGACCCACAACTACACCGGCTACCCCATGGTGCGCCAAGCCAAGGCCATGGTGATGGAAGGCTTGTTGGGTGACATCCGTCTGGTGCAAGTGGAATATGTGCAAGGCGGCCGCGCCAAAGCCGGCCCCGGTCGCCGCGCATGGAA
Encoded here:
- a CDS encoding IlvD/Edd family dehydratase, whose protein sequence is MDSEKPPFRRSHAWFGRQDRDGFVHRSWLKNQGYPHDLLDGRPIIGICNTWSELTPCNGHFRELAEFVKRGVYEAGGFPLEFPVMSLGETQLRPTAMLFRNLASMDVEESIRGNPIDGVVLLMGCDKTTPSLMMGAASCDLPTIGLSGGPMLNGKFRGKDVGSGTGVWQMSEMVRAGEMTMEEFSSCESDMHRSSGTCMTMGTASTMASMVEALGMALPENAAIPAADTRRKRLAQLTGRRIVEMVKQDIKMSQILTRQAFENAIRTNAAIGGSTNAVIHLLAIAGRIGVELKLEDFDKLGSEVNNILNLQPSGKYLMEDFCYAGGLPAVMREILPMLHGDALTVNGKTIRQNVENAPCYNREVIKTVEEPFMPAAGIAVVRGNLAPNGAVIKPSAASKHLLQHRGPAVVFESIEDFHARIDDPDLDIDENSVMVLKNCGPRGYPGMAEVGNMPLPPKVLKKGITDMVRISDARMSGTAYGTTVLHTSPEAAAGGPLAVVQNGDIIELNVPERKLHLEISDEELARRLAAWQAPEKPKRGWYKLYVETVQQAHLGADLDFLVGGSGAAVPRDSH
- a CDS encoding SDR family NAD(P)-dependent oxidoreductase — protein: MSDKAKLARYPSLEGKNVFITGGGSGIGASIVTAFAEQGAHVAFVDVAENESRQLAEELVATIGAKVWWRTCDVRDIAALQAATADAAQALGDFSVLVNNVARDDRHTLESVTPEYWDERMAVNQRPAFFAIQALVPGMKRLGEGSIVNLGSTGWQTKGSGYPCYAVAKSSVNGLTRGLADTLGADRIRINTVSPGWVMTERQIKMWLNAEGEADIQRNQCLPDKLKPSDVARMVLFLASDDGAMCTAQEFKVDAGWN
- a CDS encoding LysR family transcriptional regulator, encoding MTNYTHWFLRARLKTRQLLLLVALAEEGNIHRAAQVLNMTQPAASKLLKDLEDVLGVSLFERLPRGMRPTWYGDTMIRHARAALASLNQAHEELQAAKNGQFGQVNLGSITAPGLALLPPTVAAVKQAHPNLQITIQIEPSNVLIEKLNRGSLDILVGRLSPEHDKAALRYEMVAEEPICAVARPGHPLLTAIKPTLEDVFKYGWIVPPAGSMLRHRFDLMIQELGLEQPSNSVETSALLFISKMMQQSDMVSVMAVDVARYYANHGLMSILPVAMPCEMEPFGFITRRDRLLSPAAEVVLRALKSSAMTVYGKAFSVDPLPA
- the chvE gene encoding multiple monosaccharide ABC transporter substrate-binding protein, whose product is MGLAFGTTVAQAQDKGLVGVAMPTKSSTRWISDGNSMVAALAAKGYKADLQYAEDDIPNQLAQIENMITKGAKVLVIAAIDGTTLTNVLQKAADKGIKIISYDRLIVGSKNVDYYATFDNFQVGVLQAQSLEKALGLKEGKGPFNIELFGGSADDNNAFFFYDGAMSVLDPYIKSGKLVVRSKQTGMQKVATLRWDGQVAQARMENLLSAYYGKDKVHAVLSPYDGLSIGILSALKGVGYGGTGQPMPFVSGQDAEVPSVKSIIRKEQYSTIFKDTRELAKVTANMVDAVMSGKQPEINDTKTYNNKVKVVPSYLLKPVAVDLSNYKQVLVGSGYIKEEQLK
- the mmsA gene encoding multiple monosaccharide ABC transporter ATP-binding protein; amino-acid sequence: MAEPILEMRGMRKTFHGVTALSNVNLTVQEGQIHAIVGENGAGKSTLMKVLSGVYPYGDYEGTIRYQGEECRFRGIHDSEEKGIIIIHQELALVPLLSITENIFLGNEQAKGGVIDWNTSYVKTQALLKKVGLKESPNTLITNLGVGKQQLIEIAKALSKEVKLLILDEPTASLNETDSDALLELLLELKRQGISCILISHKLNEISKVADAITVLRDGATVASLDCRAEPVSEDLIIRHMVGREMADRYPKRTPNVGDTVFEVRDWVVHHAIHPERKVIKGVNLHVKRGEIVGIAGLMGAGRTELAMSIFGRTYGQNISGKVLLNGKEVDTSTVQKAIDQGIAYVTEDRKGYGLVLDETIAWNTTLANLSAVSTKTVVDEGKEFSVAQDFRKKLNIRSPNVFARTVNLSGGNQQKVVLSKWLFSEPEVLILDEPTRGIDVGAKYEIYTIIAQLAAEGKCVLMISSEMPELLGMCDRICVLNEGAFVAEFPAAEATQEKIMRSIVTSGVN
- the mmsB gene encoding multiple monosaccharide ABC transporter permease — its product is MASTTPETNAPASGGGMAFLKSNLREYGLLISLVIIMVFFQVKTDGTLFQPLNLTNLILQNSYIIVMALGMLLVIVAGHIDLSVGSVCGFVGAVAAVLMVNYNWHYVPAAIVCLILGGVIGAAQGYWVAFYKIPSFIVTLAGMLVFKGLALAVLEGASVGPFPPEFQLLSTGFIPDPFAGETLRVATLVIGLLIALVMLITKVRGRADRAAHGIENEPVLFFAIANLIFIGMIVAFSYQLASYKGLPNVLVVMLLLMLAYDFVASRTTIGRRIYALGGNEKAAKLSGIRTERLTFYTFINMGVLAALAGLIFAARLNTATPKAGLGFELDVIAACFIGGASASGGVGKVLGAVIGAFIMGVMNNGMSIMGIGIDYQQVIKGLVLLAAVCFDVYNKNK
- a CDS encoding dihydrodipicolinate synthase family protein: MYSASNARYKGVFPVVPTTFNDAGELDLESQKRCVDFMIDAGSTGLCILANFSEQFVLADAEREVLTKTILAHVNGRVPVIVTTTHFSTQVTIARSVQAQQLGASMVMVMPPYHGATIRVPEGQIYEYFARLSDAIDIPIMIQDAPVSGTPLSVPFLARMAQEIKQVSYFKIETAGAASKLRELIRVGGAAIEGPWDGEEAITLMPDLDAGATGAMTGGAYPDGIRKIVDAYAAGRREDAAAHYQQWLPLINYENRQGGILTAKALMKEGGVIACEAGRHPFPAMHPDTRSGLIDTAKRLDPMVLRWGR